In a single window of the Tachyglossus aculeatus isolate mTacAcu1 unplaced genomic scaffold, mTacAcu1.pri scaffold_170_arrow_ctg1, whole genome shotgun sequence genome:
- the LOC119923303 gene encoding vomeronasal type-1 receptor 3-like produces the protein MLTSDIIFGIIFLYQSVFGFLGNATVFVVYMNSFITHPQQKKPKDLILTHLTVANTVTLLTRGVPETMVAFGMRNIFNDVGCQSVMYINRVSRGLSICTTCLLSVFQAVTISPSTSQLARFKLRASKYILPSFLFFWILNMLIYIRVITSIQAIRNVTIMGQGYVLKYCSTIPDLDFIHSITFISAMTIRDLFFIFLMSWSSGYMVNVLYRHRKQVQHIHSTCVTPRSSAETRATQTIVVLVSCFVCFYWINSFITVYLTNVVDKDLHLESTTAFLSACYPSLCPLVLVSSDPRVRRNCCALGKGRRPSHPMRAVTSRVIPEH, from the coding sequence ATGCTAACCAGCGACATAATCTTTGGAATTATTTTCCTCTACCAGAGTGTCTTTGGATTCCTAGGAAACGCAACTGTGTTTGTGGTGTATATGAACAGTTTCATAACTCATCCCCAGCAGAAGAAGCCCAAAGACCTGATCCTTACCCACCTAACCGTGGCCAACACGGTGACCCTTCTTACCCGTGGGGTCCCAGAGACCATGGTGGCTTTTGGGATGAGGAATATTTTCAATGATGTTGGGTGTCAGAGTGTCATGTACATTAACAGAGTATCTCGTGGCCTTTCCATCTGCACCACCTGTCTTTTGAGTGTCTTCCAAGCTGTCACCATCAGTCCCAGCACCTCCCAGTTGGCCAGGTTCAAACTCAGGGCCTCCAAAtacatcctcccttccttcctcttcttctggatCCTCAACATGTTGATCTACATCAGAGTGATTACCTCCATTCAAGCAATCAGAAATGTTACCATCATGGGGCAGGGATATGTTTTGAAATACTGTTCCACTATTCCGGATCTAGATTTTATCCACTCGATTACCTTTATAAGTGCCATGACTATCCGAGATCTCTTCTTCATATTCCTCATGAGCTGGTCAAGTGGCTACATGGTGAACGTGCTCTACCGGCACCGCAAACAAGTCCAGCatatccacagcacctgtgtcacCCCCAGGTCCTCTGCAGAGACCAGAGCCACCCAGACCATCGTGGTCCTGGTCAGTTGCTTTGTTTGCTTTTACTGGATCAACAGCTTTATAACAGTCTATCTGACCAATGTAGTTGATAAAGATCTTCACCTCGAGAGCACAACGGCTTTTCTCTCAGCCTGttacccctccctctgtcccctggtcCTGGTCAGCAGTGATCCCCGGGTCAGGAGGAACTGCTGtgccctggggaaggggagacgtCCCTCTCATCCCATGAGGGCCGTGACCAGTCGAGTCATTCCTGAGCACTAA
- the LOC119923301 gene encoding olfactory receptor class A-like protein 1, translated as MNAIELHFGILLLLQITIGILVNVFLLLFYVHLGSTTHKLNSPDLILAQLSLANTIILLTFGIRETMSAWGLRKFLDDVGCIILPYLYQVSRSLAICSTCLLSIFQAITISPSTSWWAGVKAKLPKCIIPSCVLSWILNMLMEFDIVMNLTSPQNGSDVRIILDLKYCTSVSEDTPLIISIVHSFRDLFFVGLMTVESGYMVFVLRRHQRLFRHLHGPGHSPRAMTEVRVAKRVIALVTLYVLFYGRQSIMLSTIMNMKENSPLLVNAHMALGFTFSVISPFLIIHSDRRMRAFWIRESLVFNMAS; from the coding sequence atgaatgccattgaactCCACTTTGGAATCCTGCTTCTGTTACAGATCACCATTGGGATTTTGGTAAATGTATTTCTCCTCCTATTTTATGTCCACTTGGGTTCCACCACTCATAAACTCAACTCCCCAGACCTGATCCTTGCCCAGCTGTCCTTGGCCAACACCATAATTCTTCTTACCTTTGGGATCAGAGAGACCATGTCAGCTTGGGGACTGAGAAAATTCCTGGATGATGTGGGATGTATAATCCTCCCTTACCTTTACCAAGTGTCCCGGAGCCTGGCCATCTGCTCCACCTGCCTTCtgagcatcttccaggccatcaccatcagtcccagcacctcctggtgggcaggagtcAAAGCCAAATTACCCAAGTGCATCATCCCCTCctgtgtcctctcctggatcctcAATATGCTGATGGAGTTTGATATTGTGATGAACCTAACAAGCCCCCAGAACGGCAGCGATGTCCGAATCATATTAGATCTCAAATACTGCACCAGTGTCAGTGAAGATACTCCCCTTATAATTTCAATCGTGCACTCCTTCCGGGATCTGTTCTTTGTGGGACTCATGACGGTGGAGAGCGGCTACATGGTATTTGTCCTGCGCAGACATCAACGGCTGTTTCGGCACCTTCACGGTCCTGGCCACTCCCCCAGGGCGATGACTGAGGTCCGAGTGGCCAAGAGAGTCATTGCCCTGGTGACCCTCTATGTCCTCTTCTATGGGCGGCAGTCAATCATGCTGAGTACTATAATGAACATGAAAGAAAATTCTCCTCTGCTGGTGAATGCCCACATGGCTTTAGGATTCACCTTCTCAGTCATTAGTCCTTTCTTGATTATTCACAGCGACAGGAGAATGAGAGCATTCTGGATCAGAGAATCTCTTGTTTTCAATATGGCTTCCTAA
- the LOC119923302 gene encoding vomeronasal type-1 receptor 3-like has translation MLSSDVVFGIIFLYQSIFGFLGNSTMFLVYMNSFITRPQQTKPTDLMFTHLTVANTVTLLTRGIPETMVAFGMRNIFNDVGCQSVLYINRVSRGLSICTTCLLSVFQAITISPSTSQLARFKLRASKYILPSFLFFWILNMLIYIRVITSVQAIRNVTIMGQGYAMKYCSTIPDLDFIHSLIFLSAMTLRDVFSVLLMSLSSGYMVIVLHQHCKQVQHIHSSSLSPRSSAETRATQTILILVSCFICFYCLNSSITLYLTYAFQKDLHLGSTTVFLSACYPSLCPIFLLNIDPREPVLDTTSRKLEKGRKDGLFSISRSQVSSLRLSLEKDHRQPQLTPLHTAPYPKFICAAENLG, from the exons ATGCTATCCAGCGATGTAGTCTTTGGAATTATTTTCCTCTACCAGAGTATCTTTGGATTCCTAGGAAACTCAACCATGTTTCTGGTGTATATGAACAGTTTCATAACTCGGCCCCAACAGACGAAGCCCACAGACCTGATGTTCACCCACCTAACCGTGGCCAACACAGTGACACTTCTCACCCGTGGGATCCCAGAGACCATGGTGGCTTTTGGGATGAGGAATATTTTCAATGACGTTGGGTGTCAGAGTGTCTTGTACATTAATAGAGTGTCTCGTGGCCTTTCCATCTGCACCACCTGTCTTCTGAGTGTGTTCCAGGCTATCACCATCAGTCCCAGCACCTCCCAGTTGGCCAGGTTCAAACTCAGGGCCTCCAAAtacatcctcccttccttcctcttcttctggatCCTCAACATGTTGATCTACATCAGAGTGATTACCTCCGTTCAAGCAATCAGAAATGTTACCATCATGGGGCAGGGATATGCTATGAAATACTGTTCCACTATTCCTGATCTGGATTTTATCCACTCACTTATCTTCCTAAGTGCTATGACACTCCGAGATGTCTTCTCTGTGCTCCTCATGAGCTTATCCAGTGGCTACATGGTGATTGTGCTCCACCAACACTGCAAACAAGTCCAGCACATCCACAGCAGCAGTCTCTCCCCGAGATCCTCCGCGGAGACTAGAGCCACCCAGACCATTCTGATCCTAGTGAGTTGCTTCATTTGCTTTTACTGCCTCAACAGCTCTATTACACTCTATTTGACCTATGCATTTCAAAAAGATCTTCATCTGGGGAGCACAACagtttttctctctgcctgttaccccagcctctgccccatcTTCTTGCTCAACATCGATCCCCGG GAACCTGTGCTTGACACTACCTCTAG AAAGcttgagaaggggaggaaagatggCTTATTCTCCATCTCCAGATCTCAGGTCTCAAGTCTCAGACTCTCCCTGGAGAAA GACCATAGGCAACCACAG CTTACCCCTCTTCATACCGCTCCTTATCCTAAATTCATATGTGCTGCAGAGAATCTTGGATAG